The Lactuca sativa cultivar Salinas chromosome 2, Lsat_Salinas_v11, whole genome shotgun sequence genome includes a window with the following:
- the LOC111882523 gene encoding miraculin encodes MKSSLSDALFLLFFITTQSICYITTNAAGENVVKDATGKKVLNGVPYHIGPVISANGGRIKLTDTMNNNKICPFNVVQDPADVNLGGQFMFTLIAKKKYLLTSTILAIDSGYPKGACEKSTFWTIPNVLEPPPSSLITTGGLFDQSFTCFQVVEYPKSTSPKVHSYMLQHCPSFCGAGPGTCFNVSIYLDKGVRRLAATGDTPFEFVFHKLSK; translated from the coding sequence ATGAAGTCATCACTCTCAGATGCTCTCTTCCTTCTATTCTTCATCACTACACAGTCAATCTGCTATATAACCACTAACGCTGCTGGTGAAAATGTAGTGAAAGATGCTACCGGGAAAAAGGTCCTGAATGGCGTTCCCTACCACATTGGTCCGGTGATATCGGCCAATGGTGGAAGAATCAAGTTAACCGACACGATGAACAATAACAAAATTTGTCCATTCAACGTGGTGCAGGACCCGGCTGACGTTAACCTAGGTGGGCAGTTCATGTTCACTCTCATTGCTAAGAAAAAGTATCTCCTCACCTCAACCATTCTTGCCATTGATTCGGGGTATCCAAAGGGTGCTTGTGAGAAGTCGACATTTTGGACGATCCCCAATGTCCTAGAACCACCACCTTCGAGCTTGATTACAACTGGTGGCCTTTTCGACCAATCTTTTACATGTTTCCAGGTTGTGGAGTATCCTAAGTCAACAAGTCCGAAGGTGCACAGCTACATGCTTCAACACTGTCCCTCGTTTTGTGGTGCAGGTCCTGGAACATGCTTTAACGTAAGCATTTACTTAGACAAGGGGGTCAGGCGTCTTGCTGCCACTGGtgatactccttttgagtttgtGTTTCATAAGCTTTCCAAGTAA